The following nucleotide sequence is from Aedes aegypti strain LVP_AGWG chromosome 3, AaegL5.0 Primary Assembly, whole genome shotgun sequence.
atgaaatgaacagtccttaccgtaatccggggtaacattgatcagtttattTGGATATTTCCTAAATATTTCATTTGGAAATGCAAATGGTTTACGTTTTATAttcttaaaacaagtactgctacTCATAGCTTGTGAATATAtactatattttgtttttggaagatttaagcacgtttgaaaaaatgttttaggtgattttttgattaagctgatatggggtaacattgatcaactaagtaaacaacgtttgataatattgaaaatgttgttacttaaatcatggcttctGAAGCTGAGTATTAAGCATAAACgcttagggggagatcccccagtaccggacacttaagccactaaattaataattcgaaaaatattggttttatgtgctcgtgttacccatttatgataaatattaacatatttatagtgtacaaaaataaatttgaaaatataagtatgaattttgacattgcattttgatgatgtattttagtaccaaattgatcgatcttgaaaggtggcacccaataccggacacaatctggaaatgcctcgaattctgtaaatttgaacatcattgaatgtgtttactttaggaatagtatataattggcaatttaatgcatttgcaccatttacaagaacaatttcagTGTTtcatagtttgcaagatgtttatcaaaaacctttttcttatatgatgaaaaatagcacatattacgatgttgttctgaatgttcatttttcttaattttattgcatgtttcataccatgatcgacggaatccatgaaaaatgaatgtattttgagacactcgtgcaataattacaaagatatcatataacaaatcaggctgtccgaaactgggggacaggaggtgcttaaacaaaattgtaatttgtccatatttagtccaattatggtacaaaattcatttatactatcaaattaagattatgttcgaatatgcttgcgtgatcgaaagtattttttcatattcaaaataattactaaataggcttaAAATTAGagcaatacgtcaattttttttgaaattttcaattttttgtacttttttaaaaaggcatgcatatttcaaggatgtgttattctacgcaaacattagtctctataatagcttcctttactactaatacaccatcttgattggaccatgatttctcaatgtttcgactttgtccggtattgggtgctgtccggtactgggggatttCCCCCTACAacttatttactttttgagttatttcaaaactaaaaacagTAATTGGTTATTGTTgcctgattgattttttttataaaagttttgacaacggaatcgttttcggcgatgccattgtTGATGAGAACTGCATTTTCCTTACTCATATcacttgcagaacttatgtgagacatgaatcttcagtAGTGTCGTCCTCAACCATTGAAAttgttgtttcgaaaagttgacaaatttacgcatgaagtaaacgcaatttttgcaaaaatcttaattttcattagctcataAATATGCTTCTTATCATGAAGCGCAATTCATGATTTGGAAGAGTTTCAtcagtcattccgatcaatgttactccgctGATCAATGAAACCCCGAATAAcggtattggaaattatctggtatggaatagcTCAGTTTGGTATTAAGTAGcacttttcttctgctcgggtagcggACGTAGTATTTTGAATCACGTGAGTCAAAAAAGTGGCGCTGAAAAATatgacaacattttttttaaaacttctttttttgtttgtttgacttataatcttgggttataaaatgatTATTCAGCATCAAAACATTAATGTGACAagataaaaaaatcgaagaaattttagatttcctTTATATATGCAATCAAATAGATTATTTGAAGCTTTCAACAATTTTGTGCATTCTTTTTTTTGTTCTAGCCCAATCGCTAcggaagaaaaattaaaaaaaaagataggAGGGGAGAGGTGCTTGATATGcaacgtattttccaagggggagtATCTGCATTTTTGACGAAATgatacgagggggggggggggggtattttgctctattaccttatAATAAAGCCATAAAATGTTGAAGGTCTTTATATTGTCTTTGggagaacggtgtgtgacggcgaagaatgaaccacaaACTCACCCAACTCTACAAACAACCCAGTATTATGAAGGTGGCTTAGGCTGCAGGGATACGCTGGACAGGGCATGCTGCAAGAATCCCGGATAGAAGCCTTGTAAAGCTTgtgttcgcttcgaatccaGTCGAAACAAGAAGTCGTGAGGTGCAGCGAGCTAGGAGGATTGACCAAGTGCACCAGGACCCGAAGAGCGTGGGTCTCAGTCAAAGATGGAGAGAGGCTGGGCTAAACCTAGTGAATGGGTGAAATGTTGTCAGCGAggttttattaaattaattgatgtagaaccaaatAACTATAATatgcttcttctttttggccttacgtcctcactgggacagagcctgcttttcagcttagcgTTTTTtagcgcttccacagttattaactgagagctttcttgtcaaagttgtcattttcgcattcgtttatcgtgtggcaagtacgatgatactctatgcccagggaagtcaaggaaagttccattacgaaaagatcctggaccgaccgggaatcgaacccagacaccttcagcatggctttgctttgtagccgcaggctctaacaactcggctaagaaaggcctcaAAAATGTAATATAACCTGTAGTAAACTGTAGTAAACAGTGTCTATCAAAAACCCCTTAAAGATGGTGTGAATAGAACAATTTAGTCCGAAATCTTACATGATTGGTATGAACGTGTGCAAAACTGTGTCAAGACTATCAGCGAACACTCCCATTAGTTCGAATCATGTACGCCGGGAGCTATGATGGACTTTAGTGATTATTAAAGTAACATCATTTATAGCAATGCTGTTTTTACACTGTTTTCCGAAACCAAAacaagattttcaaattttcccgaaatcttcactccaaatcatattttataaaaacaaaaaacaaataaaaaaagtagcTTACATCAGCTAACTATGTTTTAATAGCTAAATTTGGTCTTCATGCTTGAACATATAACagcaaacaaaaacaaaccaaGATATTATAGCTCAGTTTGGTATGAGATTGTTATAGGCCTACTACTTTCACCTGCGTTCGGAAGCGCCAATTAGAACAACGGCGAAACGGTTTCACATATCcagtcaatttatttgcttcgccGATAATAGGCACATTTCCATGAACCATATGAAAAGGTCGAACAATAAAAGCAATAAAAACAAAGTATAAGCTTGTTGGCGGAACAGACCGCGACTTGTGAAGAACATGCAGTAATAAACTGGAATTTTGGTTGAATACTAAGGTAAAGCATTAGTTTGCCGTTATATTCTGCTAATACATGCATTCTGTATAAAGATGTGGTAATTCTGctgatacatttttttctaatatttctcGACAATGCTCAATTTGAATgtgataaataattaataagATCTCAAATTGCAATTTTTGTAAAGCTGAATCTTTGATTTTATTAACTTATGCTGCTCAACATTGCATTACTTAAATGTAGAGGTATAAACGTGTATGAGTATTAAAGTATTGAACATTATTTAAAGCTGGCTAGATAATAACACTGTTGAGAGTTCGCTTTGACCTGCATCAAAATCCACCAAACTACCACTACAGCGACTGCTTGAAAGTCGCTCATACGAAGTTAACGAAAATTTGTCTAAACGAGGTTGTACAGGTCTCTTCACGTGTCGGTTTGTTTCAATGTTGTTAGTGATTAAAACCATCGCAAATCATGAACTGCCAGATTTGAACCAAGTTAGGTTAAACATGAAAATGAACTTCCATCCAAATAAGCGACCCTCGGAGCGAAGACGGATGTAAGACTGTAATGAACCTTTGTCATGGGGACGTCGAACGGTCATTTCACCTGGTATCGAATATGCTATTTAACCAACGTGGGAGATACGTGCGGTCGTTTCTTGAGATCCCGAAAGAAGAACGATTTTGTTAAAGTTGACATATCAGTTGGTACCTGACGTATccttaaattgaaaacaaaaatatagtataaagaaatcaatttttaaatattttcatacCCTTTTGATCTAAATTCACTTCTGATGAGTGGCATGATTTCCACTATTGACATTTCTGGCATCTCTCTTAGCATTTTAATCAAAGTTTGAATAAAGTACGTCCCTTCGTCAACAATTCTAAATGCAGGAGTACCTGAAACCAAGGAAATAGTTTATTATGTATCGACATGTGTatccaaaagtttgaaaaataaatcacctTCATAAGTGCTGAAGCAtatcaaaatgtcacttggaCTAGGAACCGTTTTATTACAATCGGCTTCTATCAGGTTTTGACCTTTGCAAGCCTGTACGATAAAAATCTTTGGTCTCCCTCTCAATGACTTGTTAGCGCGCGTCGGATCGACTATATCATCGTCTAGGTTGTATTTTCCATCAAGAGCacatatttgattttttatgtcaCCATGGCTCATGATAACGATGATCAAGCATGAGTATGCgccaaaatccatttttctaactaaaaaataaaaagaaataataTAAGATACTATTTTGTTTGGGAATTGTTTCATTTTACCGTTTTCCATTGTAGTTTTCACTTTTCTGACTTTAGGATCTTGATGGCTATATATAACTTTTGCATTGAGTTCGTTGAAAAAGTCAATCACCAATTTATGGTCGTGCTGACTACCTCTTCGAATTCGTTCAGGATCATTTTCGAACAAGTGGTGAAATATCACCACACCAGCTGGTTTTGTCAGATCATATTTTAGCTCGTCTGAGCTCGTAGTTTGTGTTGTTGATGATGTTGGCCGTATCCTAAAtaagaattgaaaaatgtattaaaTGATAACACTAAGTTTTACTTTAGAGGCATAACTTAAGATTAAAAAGACAGTGCGCATTGTGCCCCCGTGCTGTTGAGATAAAAAATCCAATGTAGCCCTTGCATTTAATCGCACTAAAGTATGCGTTTTTATTTCATTGGAATAATAACAAACTAGAAATGTGGCCATATGTTGGAAACAAATGCTATTAAGATACTTCCAGCTGAATGAATAAAATGTCAATTGTTGGCTTTAACAAAGTTATAATTGCCTTATAAATGGTTACCAATTCTGTCGATGAGAATCGATATAGGATTAGGATGAACATACAACAAATAAACATACACGTTATATTATCTTATGAGATCTGTAAGCTATTGTGGTTCTTTTGAATATAGATTTAAGCAAGGCGTGTGACCCTTTTGATACTCACCACAGATACGCAGGTGTACTAGTTCTTGGGTATGTCGGCTGTGCATCTTGAGTAACTTTTTTGGGAGATCTGGTCAAAGCAGCAAATGCACTCTTCCAACTCGAGCTTGGGACATCTTTGGCCGGTACATAATTGTTCAATGTCGTGGATCGTTTTTTGTCATCAGTGGTTCTGAGAGCTGCCTTGCCTAGCGCCAAAGATGTAGGGGATATTTGGTACTTGGGAGCATTCCTGCTAGAACTAGCAGATAGTCGCCATGTCTGATCGTACACAGGCTCATAAGTTTTAGTCGTTGATGGTGGCGCTAGATCAGAAATCCGTCCTGCAATCGCTAGTTCTTCTGCAAGCTTAGGAGTTTGCGAGATGACGAGTTCCGAAGATGTGGTTTGTGTTCTTGAAATAGTTCTAGAGGTTAAAATACTgtgctatgtttttttttgtgagaaatGATGGTCACTGTTTTGAATGATTCGTTTGCTTCCGAAATCAGCATAGCAATAAAGGAATCTGTGGAAAAGCACTTAGCAAAATGAATAGGAcgggatttataaaaaaaataataaataaaatgtaaGGATCACCCTGAAACATTTAATTATAGTTTTATAAATTCTGCCAATAATCCGATTCTTGTGCTTCTGGGCATTCTTGCAGAATTCTGGGGAATCCTTAAATAAAAATCCTGTctgatttcagaaaaaaattctagaggaGATTCTGGTAAAgttttttataaatatgtttgtttttactgttcttacaaccataagcgATATACCcttaaagatcgcttgaaaaacttACATTTGATCCAAGGCCCGGAGGGCCAGTCTCATATACCCAGTGTTTGGATTGTGATCAGAATAaaccgatcgaaccatattcggagagtgcaACAGTtcacgaaccataacagttcgtggcacatcgcattcggagagccctatgaatgtaaacattcactctctcgtttggtacgtggcacgagagcgttcaagagcagcaactctcacagaatgcaacagtatcgagccattcgggtgatttatgttttgcataaaattgttaATAACTTTAATATTTCAACTTCAACAACCTAATCATAATCTATTGGACCATTGAatacccctttggttgcaaacatagcacagaaaataaaacatattcgccgctgtttcttgatcagaatgagagtgggccagcgaatgttacaagtgttgacacacactGATCGgtgccaaacagtgggtggtgtgtgtctgtcttgttttcgttcatggctcgttatcttccacgaaagATGAATGTCATGCGTTGTGTATGAAtacaggcggataaatgggataaaattatggctcgtgtgtcgaTGATCgttgaattttccaaagcctgcatATATCAAtagatagagctcgacgaactgagcacatgtccgtatGTGTGTATGTGTTTTTTTGCATGCATCTAGGGGTTTAAAAATCTTCTAAAGACTGGCCTGTTGTGTGTATTGTTTATGCACATGCCAGTGTGCAGATTTGATTGGCGCTGTGTGCCTGAACTTACTGGCAAGCCGAACACGATTCCTCTTTGTTTTCAGTGCAGCTTCCCACGCTGGACCAGCGTACCTAAGGATGGATGGGGGCACGCTAGCCAATAACCTTCTCTTGCTACTGCTTATTTCCGAAtcgttcggcatgatcctggacCTAGGATGGAAGAAAATCGGCTCTAGCGACAAATAACACAGTATTGGAATGATCTAAGAAGGCCGTCGTTCTTGCAAGAGCATGAATGCGATACATCATTCCGCGCGCGTTGAATCGATATATGGAGCATCAGATGaactgtttgtcgtgggacaaaccgtttgtcgAATGTTGTAATATTAACATGTTGCGATTAACGTGAATCAGAACGCATTTAC
It contains:
- the LOC23687918 gene encoding caspase-8 is translated as MPIAQGSSFCISSTTETTDTCQHAINQSNFTRNSATTRSIIRFDGTSRFTNNHLRNINQPGTSTNMELWNIAYMDSLNINRTQTTSSELVISQTPKLAEELAIAGRISDLAPPSTTKTYEPVYDQTWRLSASSSRNAPKYQISPTSLALGKAALRTTDDKKRSTTLNNYVPAKDVPSSSWKSAFAALTRSPKKVTQDAQPTYPRTSTPAYLWIRPTSSTTQTTSSDELKYDLTKPAGVVIFHHLFENDPERIRRGSQHDHKLVIDFFNELNAKVIYSHQDPKVRKVKTTMENVRKMDFGAYSCLIIVIMSHGDIKNQICALDGKYNLDDDIVDPTRANKSLRGRPKIFIVQACKGQNLIEADCNKTVPSPSDILICFSTYEGTPAFRIVDEGTYFIQTLIKMLREMPEMSIVEIMPLIRSEFRSKGIRQVPTDMSTLTKSFFFRDLKKRPHVSPTLVK